A single region of the Streptomyces caelestis genome encodes:
- a CDS encoding haloacid dehalogenase type II: MPIPSLQFRPKYVSFDCYGTLIEWPMTPITRELVGDQIPAEQWDQFVKEFRGYRYDQVRGKFYPYEQVLQDSFERVCRKWGVKAAPDAGKRFADGVRSWGPHADVPEPLKKMGENYKLVILSNAEDAFLEESVPRLGADFHAVFTAEQAGYYKPRYAAFEYMLDQLDASPEDFVHVASHTRYDLMPMHDMGFRNLVLLDRGYDPVTHGYDYVTVKSLDELNTMLGI; the protein is encoded by the coding sequence ATGCCCATTCCCTCGCTTCAGTTCCGCCCGAAGTACGTTTCGTTCGACTGCTACGGCACGTTGATCGAGTGGCCGATGACCCCCATCACGCGTGAGCTCGTCGGAGACCAGATCCCCGCCGAGCAGTGGGACCAGTTCGTCAAGGAGTTCCGGGGCTACCGCTACGACCAGGTCCGCGGCAAGTTCTACCCCTACGAGCAGGTGCTGCAGGACTCCTTCGAGCGGGTCTGCCGCAAGTGGGGTGTGAAGGCGGCCCCGGACGCGGGCAAGCGGTTCGCCGACGGCGTGCGCAGCTGGGGCCCGCACGCGGACGTGCCGGAGCCGCTGAAGAAGATGGGCGAGAACTACAAGCTGGTCATCCTGTCCAACGCCGAGGACGCCTTCCTGGAGGAGAGCGTGCCCCGGCTCGGGGCGGACTTCCACGCGGTCTTCACCGCGGAGCAGGCCGGCTACTACAAGCCCCGGTACGCCGCGTTCGAGTACATGCTCGACCAGCTCGACGCGTCCCCCGAGGACTTCGTGCACGTCGCCTCGCACACCCGCTACGACCTGATGCCGATGCACGACATGGGCTTCCGCAACCTGGTCCTGCTGGACCGCGGATACGACCCGGTGACCCACGGCTACGACTACGTGACCGTGAAGTCCCTCGACGAGCTCAACACCATGCTCGGCATCTGA